In Candidatus Anaeroferrophillus wilburensis, one DNA window encodes the following:
- a CDS encoding class I SAM-dependent methyltransferase, giving the protein MALHSVPTRGRTLDHAAIVYDTLEPLLLLGKQADYDKHILSLLELADSDRVLDLGCGTGVLTRMIADKLDPAAGGMAVGIDAAAKMIQVARKKRAAVNCIFEVVAAESLSYEDDSFDAVVSSLFFHHVPLSLKTMAFTEAFRVLRPGGRLVIADMHIPTTWMGALLSHASRWFFMQPQIGENIRGVLPDVMEQAGFQRPEIVATYFGYVSLFQTRKPGL; this is encoded by the coding sequence ATGGCATTACATTCCGTACCGACCCGGGGCAGGACCCTTGATCATGCCGCCATTGTTTATGATACTCTCGAACCGCTTCTGCTGCTCGGGAAACAAGCCGATTACGATAAGCATATTCTTTCCCTGCTTGAGCTTGCGGACTCTGATCGGGTCCTTGACCTGGGATGCGGCACCGGCGTACTGACACGGATGATTGCCGATAAGCTTGACCCGGCGGCGGGTGGAATGGCGGTGGGCATTGATGCAGCCGCAAAGATGATTCAGGTCGCCCGGAAAAAACGCGCTGCGGTCAATTGCATCTTTGAGGTTGTGGCCGCCGAATCCCTGTCCTATGAGGACGATTCCTTCGATGCCGTGGTATCGAGTCTTTTTTTTCATCATGTGCCGCTGAGCTTAAAAACAATGGCCTTCACAGAGGCATTCCGTGTCCTGCGGCCCGGCGGTCGGCTGGTCATCGCTGACATGCACATACCCACCACCTGGATGGGCGCCCTGCTCTCTCACGCCTCCCGATGGTTCTTCATGCAGCCGCAGATCGGGGAGAATATTCGCGGCGTCCTGCCGGATGTTATGGAACAAGCCGGCTTTCAACGACCGGAAATTGTTGCCACCTATTTTGGGTATGTTTCCCTGTTCCAGACCAGAAAACCAGGATTATAA
- a CDS encoding RNA-binding protein — protein MKLLIRNLARTTSEKELREMFEAYGSVQFCSLVLDQKTGGSKGFGFIEMPKPGEANAAMRNLNGTDVAGNRIRVKKAVVGPPKVKAGGGTVDQ, from the coding sequence ATGAAACTGCTCATCCGCAATCTTGCCCGCACCACGTCTGAAAAAGAACTCAGAGAGATGTTTGAAGCCTACGGGAGTGTGCAGTTCTGCTCCCTGGTTCTGGACCAGAAGACCGGTGGTTCCAAAGGCTTCGGTTTCATAGAAATGCCGAAGCCAGGTGAGGCCAATGCGGCAATGAGGAACCTCAATGGCACGGATGTGGCCGGCAACAGAATCCGCGTTAAAAAGGCCGTGGTCGGTCCACCCAAGGTCAAAGCAGGTGGTGGAACTGTCGATCAGTAA
- a CDS encoding DUF2235 domain-containing protein has product MKKRIVICADGTWNRPEKDLSNDFPTNVLRLARAVSPVADDGKPQQVFYDWGIGSYYDPVIGGATGRGLNKNIMDDYRYIVQNYAPGDEIFLFGFSRGAYTVRSLCGLIYNCGILKRPDARLIEVAFAHYKNPGKAYAPRGEKSIAFREAHAHPSRQVTFAGVWDTVGALGIPFSFLGLLDKKDEFYDTKIGPNIEIARHALAIDELRSDFEPTVWLPRPGLDLKQVWFAGVHSNIGGSYAPDKETGGLLSDIPLGWMMAEAKQAGLTLEPHLTASLNGRADATLHNSRRHIYRSKSPYYRPIDHGKGPVLLHASVKQRWDNEPQYRPRNLAAYLEMNGDWPALVS; this is encoded by the coding sequence ATGAAAAAGCGCATTGTGATCTGTGCCGACGGCACCTGGAACCGGCCGGAAAAGGATCTGAGCAACGATTTTCCCACCAATGTGCTGCGTCTGGCACGGGCCGTAAGCCCGGTGGCTGACGACGGGAAACCGCAGCAGGTATTCTACGACTGGGGAATTGGTTCCTATTACGATCCGGTGATCGGCGGCGCCACCGGCAGGGGCCTGAACAAAAACATCATGGACGACTACCGCTACATCGTCCAGAACTATGCCCCCGGTGACGAGATATTTCTGTTCGGCTTCAGCCGCGGCGCTTATACGGTGCGCAGCTTGTGCGGCCTGATATACAACTGCGGCATTCTCAAACGGCCCGATGCCCGACTCATCGAGGTGGCTTTTGCGCACTATAAAAACCCGGGCAAGGCTTACGCCCCCAGGGGGGAGAAATCCATTGCTTTTCGCGAGGCCCATGCCCATCCGAGCCGCCAGGTGACCTTTGCCGGGGTGTGGGACACGGTGGGCGCCCTGGGAATTCCCTTCTCCTTCCTCGGCCTGCTGGATAAAAAGGATGAATTCTACGATACCAAGATCGGCCCCAACATTGAGATTGCCCGCCACGCCCTGGCCATTGACGAACTACGCTCTGACTTCGAGCCCACCGTCTGGCTGCCGCGGCCGGGGCTCGACCTGAAACAGGTCTGGTTTGCCGGGGTGCACAGCAACATCGGCGGCAGTTATGCGCCGGACAAGGAAACCGGCGGGCTGCTGTCGGATATTCCGCTGGGCTGGATGATGGCTGAGGCCAAGCAGGCCGGATTGACCCTGGAACCCCATCTGACGGCCAGTTTGAACGGTCGCGCCGATGCTACATTGCACAACTCACGGCGCCATATCTACCGTTCCAAGAGTCCCTATTACCGGCCCATCGACCACGGCAAGGGACCGGTGCTGCTCCATGCCAGCGTGAAACAGCGATGGGACAATGAGCCACAATATCGGCCGCGCAACCTTGCCGCCTACCTGGAGATGAACGGCGACTGGCCGGCCCTGGTTTCCTGA
- a CDS encoding DUF3795 domain-containing protein, translated as MNKELLAPCGLYCGVCGIYLASRDNNQKLKEKLAGAYGVTPEQVACSGCLSDNRFGYCQTCGIRTCVTDKKIDGCHQCDDFPCRLIEAFPVPVGKKVILRAVPERKKLGDEQWVAAEEKRYHCPHCGEQLFRGARRCGKCKEAVEVD; from the coding sequence ATGAATAAAGAATTATTGGCCCCCTGCGGGCTCTATTGCGGCGTCTGCGGGATTTATCTGGCCAGCCGCGACAACAACCAGAAGCTGAAGGAAAAACTGGCCGGTGCCTATGGCGTCACCCCTGAGCAGGTAGCCTGCAGCGGATGTTTGTCAGATAACCGGTTTGGCTACTGTCAAACCTGCGGTATCCGGACCTGCGTCACCGATAAAAAGATTGATGGCTGCCACCAGTGCGACGATTTCCCCTGCCGGCTGATCGAAGCTTTTCCGGTGCCGGTTGGCAAAAAGGTTATCCTCCGCGCGGTTCCCGAGCGCAAAAAGCTGGGGGATGAACAATGGGTGGCAGCCGAGGAAAAGCGCTACCATTGCCCCCATTGCGGTGAGCAGCTTTTCCGCGGCGCCAGACGCTGTGGAAAGTGCAAGGAAGCGGTCGAGGTGGATTGA
- a CDS encoding DUF3750 domain-containing protein, producing the protein MLKLLAALLAVVLLLSSSLDAKDWRTASREPAGIAPDPAATHEAVLQVYGARAWGWRGWFAIHTWIAAKRAGENFYTVYDVVGWRLRRGQPVLRIARDIPDRIWFDAKPWVIKEHRGTGIDGLIKAVDRAAHAYPWKTTYRAFPGPNSNTFTAWVARQVPQLELELPFSAIGSGYAKREKALAKKHSSMGRECSAHEHGS; encoded by the coding sequence ATGCTCAAGCTCCTGGCGGCATTGCTGGCGGTTGTCCTGCTGCTGTCAAGCTCTTTGGACGCCAAAGACTGGCGGACTGCCAGTCGGGAACCGGCAGGCATCGCTCCCGACCCTGCCGCTACCCATGAAGCGGTGCTGCAGGTTTACGGGGCCAGGGCGTGGGGCTGGCGGGGTTGGTTTGCCATTCACACCTGGATTGCCGCCAAACGGGCCGGTGAAAATTTTTATACCGTTTACGATGTGGTCGGCTGGCGGCTCCGCCGTGGCCAGCCTGTCCTGCGGATCGCCCGCGATATTCCTGATCGCATCTGGTTCGATGCCAAACCCTGGGTCATCAAAGAACACCGGGGAACTGGCATCGACGGGCTGATTAAGGCCGTTGACCGGGCGGCCCATGCCTACCCCTGGAAGACAACCTACCGGGCTTTTCCAGGCCCCAACAGCAATACCTTTACCGCCTGGGTTGCCCGGCAGGTGCCGCAGCTGGAGCTGGAGCTCCCCTTTTCGGCCATCGGCAGCGGCTATGCGAAGCGGGAAAAAGCACTTGCCAAGAAGCACTCTTCCATGGGAAGAGAATGCAGCGCTCATGAACATGGTTCATGA
- a CDS encoding DTW domain-containing protein — protein sequence MGIRTKRSIRCPRCRMHSHQCICAFIPNYMLATRLILVMHRREQGKPTATGPLALAALPNSELRVQGNSHEILDFTDLHGMGRRTLLLYPGEGAPVLSRSLLAQDSRPVSLVVPDGTWSQSARMGKRLPGIEHAEMVRLPEGPRSEWRIRKEVHPYGLSTFEAIARAFGIIESIDVQQGLESLFRLMVQTTLAARGTAEK from the coding sequence GTGGGAATTCGAACGAAACGAAGTATACGCTGCCCGCGATGTCGGATGCATAGCCACCAGTGCATTTGCGCGTTCATTCCCAACTATATGTTGGCAACTCGCCTTATCCTGGTGATGCATCGTCGGGAACAGGGCAAACCCACCGCAACGGGGCCTCTTGCCCTGGCAGCCCTGCCCAACAGTGAGTTGCGGGTTCAAGGCAACTCCCATGAGATCCTGGATTTTACGGACCTTCATGGAATGGGCCGCAGAACGCTGCTGCTTTACCCCGGAGAAGGGGCCCCTGTCTTGAGTCGTTCTTTACTGGCACAAGACAGCCGGCCTGTCTCCTTAGTTGTTCCCGACGGAACCTGGAGCCAATCGGCCCGCATGGGAAAAAGACTTCCCGGCATTGAACACGCTGAGATGGTTCGCCTGCCGGAAGGGCCACGAAGCGAATGGAGAATCCGCAAAGAGGTTCATCCCTATGGTTTATCGACGTTTGAGGCCATTGCGAGAGCTTTTGGCATCATCGAATCAATCGACGTACAGCAGGGTTTGGAATCTTTGTTTCGTCTGATGGTGCAAACGACCCTTGCCGCCCGGGGAACTGCTGAAAAATAA
- a CDS encoding APC family permease, whose product MTCPTNHNHSCHRKRNKVLGVPELIAIALGGMVGGGIFTILGISVAMVGVFTPLVIVLGGIVALLAAYSYVKLGVYYQDEGATYSFFKKTFSNSHFAASLIGWWVIFGYISTLALYAYTFASYALSSFSYADSELLRKLVAGLVILTFTLVNIWSVKGMGEIEDIMVYTKLVLLAIISFVLINNSQTTLPVLLQHNGNTSIVSILIVASITFVAYEGFQLVINAVSEMKNPEKNIPKAIYSAIFIAILIYVVISLGAILAIPFDSIIRNKEYALAAGTGKILGHWGTELVILGALLATSSAISGTVFGASRQMAVIADDGYFPSLLAKRINHIPVFAILTMAILAFLLVLTGGLEVILEFGSITFLLVSLLMAFANYQIRKATNSSAFITVLSFLGLLSGTALILYYEFNNQPRQLLFIVGIYVLLTAGSWLYARGKNHEIGS is encoded by the coding sequence ATGACTTGTCCAACAAACCATAATCATTCATGCCATAGAAAACGAAACAAAGTTCTCGGCGTTCCCGAACTCATTGCCATCGCCCTCGGTGGGATGGTGGGGGGTGGAATTTTTACCATTCTCGGGATTTCAGTCGCAATGGTTGGCGTATTTACGCCATTGGTGATAGTTCTTGGTGGAATAGTTGCCCTGCTGGCCGCCTATTCCTATGTCAAACTGGGGGTTTACTATCAGGATGAGGGGGCCACCTACTCTTTTTTCAAAAAAACATTTTCAAACTCTCATTTTGCAGCATCCCTTATCGGCTGGTGGGTAATCTTCGGCTACATCAGCACTCTTGCACTGTATGCGTATACTTTCGCATCGTATGCTCTCAGTAGTTTTTCTTATGCTGATAGTGAATTGCTGAGAAAACTTGTCGCCGGATTGGTCATTCTTACCTTTACACTTGTCAATATATGGAGTGTTAAAGGCATGGGTGAAATCGAAGATATTATGGTTTATACCAAATTGGTGCTGCTGGCAATTATCTCATTCGTACTTATTAACAACAGTCAAACGACTCTGCCGGTGTTATTACAGCATAACGGCAACACAAGCATCGTATCAATACTCATAGTTGCTTCCATCACCTTTGTGGCATACGAAGGCTTTCAGCTCGTTATTAATGCTGTCAGCGAAATGAAAAACCCTGAAAAGAACATTCCAAAAGCAATTTATTCCGCCATCTTCATTGCGATTCTGATTTATGTGGTTATTTCTCTGGGGGCGATCCTGGCAATCCCCTTTGACTCAATCATACGCAATAAGGAATATGCCCTTGCTGCCGGCACAGGGAAGATATTGGGCCATTGGGGAACGGAACTCGTTATTCTGGGAGCTTTGCTGGCAACAAGCAGCGCTATCAGCGGAACGGTATTTGGAGCGTCAAGACAAATGGCTGTCATTGCTGATGACGGCTACTTCCCTTCCCTGCTGGCAAAGCGCATCAACCACATTCCTGTTTTTGCTATTCTGACTATGGCTATCTTGGCATTTCTACTTGTGCTTACCGGTGGGCTGGAGGTTATTCTTGAATTTGGCAGCATCACTTTTTTGCTGGTATCTCTCCTGATGGCATTTGCCAATTACCAGATCCGTAAGGCAACCAACTCATCGGCATTTATTACTGTTCTTTCCTTTCTTGGGCTTTTATCTGGAACAGCACTGATTTTATATTACGAATTTAATAATCAGCCCCGACAGTTGCTTTTTATTGTGGGGATATATGTATTATTAACGGCTGGATCGTGGTTGTATGCCAGAGGCAAAAACCATGAAATAGGTAGCTGA
- a CDS encoding VOC family protein: protein MAIKTVNTILYCRKWQETVAFYQTQLGLKVTTSRPWFVEFELNEASRLSIADEKMTSIDSSDGKGITITLEVDDIEAAYSYLHEAGLKPTPTRDHPWGAKVVHLYDPEGNRIEFWSPN from the coding sequence ATGGCTATAAAAACCGTTAACACGATCTTGTATTGTCGGAAATGGCAAGAGACGGTCGCATTTTATCAAACGCAACTGGGGTTGAAGGTGACGACTTCTCGTCCATGGTTCGTAGAGTTCGAATTAAATGAGGCATCTCGTTTAAGCATTGCAGATGAAAAGATGACCTCTATTGACAGCAGCGATGGCAAAGGCATTACCATCACGCTTGAAGTCGATGATATTGAAGCGGCATATTCATATTTGCACGAGGCAGGACTTAAGCCAACACCAACAAGAGATCATCCCTGGGGGGCTAAAGTCGTTCACCTTTATGATCCTGAGGGCAATAGGATTGAGTTCTGGTCGCCCAATTAG
- a CDS encoding PAS domain S-box protein, translating to MTNGTYPETLYQQLCANMMDAFGVADVNGRVIEANQLYLDLVGYTKDELLELSIFDLTPTKWHSLEKRIIDEQVLVKGYSDIFEKEILRKDGSIVPVELRIVLAKDPNGQPMGMWAIVRDISLRLAKEDALRRFQLSVASSPDAVFWINAEGQFPYVNAQACRSLGYSRDELMQLNLWDIDVGFTQELWGPHWQNVRKSGGARLERLHRRKDGTVFPVEISSTNIDFEDQVHHVAYVRDISDRVNANNERKKLEAQLIQSQKMESVGRLAGGVAHDFNNMLSVIMGYSELIKIKLAPDDQFIRELEQIQQATKRAQEITQQLLAFSRKQVFEPKVLNINDLISSFENNLSRLIGEDITLEFFPSRDIRNIEFDQTQIEQILMNLAINARDAMPAGGSLTFETANVSLDEAYCRKHIGFIPGDFVQISVSDNGIGMDAENIDHIFEPFFTTKEIGKGTGLGLSTVYGIVKQGGGFINVYSEPDRGTTFRIYIPASTGEAEPLKIAENQEPVSGSETVFLVEDDEMVREVTEISLRELGYTVVSAAGPEEAIAVFAKEQDTVDLLITDVVMPKMNGKVLYERLKSVRPDLKVLYMSGYTANIIVNHGVLDKGVQFISKPFNIRELSKKVHESLKA from the coding sequence ATGACAAATGGAACTTATCCAGAAACCTTGTACCAACAACTCTGTGCAAATATGATGGACGCCTTTGGGGTTGCTGATGTGAATGGCCGAGTGATAGAGGCCAACCAACTATATCTGGATCTGGTCGGCTATACAAAGGACGAACTGCTTGAATTGAGCATTTTCGATCTCACCCCTACGAAATGGCATAGTCTTGAAAAACGGATCATCGATGAGCAGGTACTGGTAAAGGGTTACTCCGACATATTTGAAAAAGAGATCCTCCGCAAAGACGGCAGCATCGTGCCGGTGGAGCTGAGGATCGTCCTGGCCAAGGATCCCAATGGCCAGCCGATGGGCATGTGGGCCATCGTGCGGGATATATCTCTACGTTTGGCAAAAGAGGACGCCCTCAGGCGGTTCCAGCTTTCGGTGGCGTCGTCGCCCGATGCGGTGTTTTGGATAAACGCTGAAGGCCAGTTCCCCTATGTCAACGCGCAAGCCTGCCGTTCGCTGGGTTACAGCCGGGACGAGCTTATGCAACTTAACCTGTGGGATATCGACGTGGGATTTACGCAAGAGCTGTGGGGACCGCATTGGCAGAACGTGAGAAAAAGCGGCGGTGCACGGCTCGAAAGGCTGCACCGGCGAAAAGATGGCACGGTATTCCCAGTGGAGATTTCTTCCACAAATATTGACTTCGAGGATCAGGTGCACCATGTCGCCTATGTCCGCGACATATCTGACCGGGTGAATGCCAACAATGAGCGCAAAAAGCTTGAGGCCCAACTCATTCAATCCCAGAAAATGGAGTCCGTCGGACGCCTGGCCGGAGGTGTTGCCCACGACTTCAACAACATGCTGAGCGTCATAATGGGGTACTCGGAGCTCATTAAAATCAAGCTCGCTCCAGACGACCAGTTTATACGCGAGCTTGAACAGATTCAACAGGCCACCAAGCGTGCCCAGGAAATTACCCAACAGTTACTGGCTTTTTCCAGAAAACAGGTTTTCGAGCCGAAAGTACTGAACATCAACGACCTCATCAGTAGTTTCGAAAACAACCTATCGCGATTGATCGGGGAAGATATCACCCTGGAGTTTTTCCCCTCCCGAGATATCAGGAATATCGAATTTGACCAGACCCAGATCGAGCAAATTCTTATGAATCTTGCAATCAACGCCCGCGATGCCATGCCGGCAGGCGGCAGTTTGACCTTTGAAACAGCCAACGTGAGTCTGGATGAGGCCTACTGCCGGAAACACATAGGATTCATACCGGGTGATTTCGTGCAGATTTCAGTCAGCGACAATGGCATCGGCATGGATGCAGAAAACATCGACCATATTTTCGAACCCTTCTTCACCACAAAGGAAATCGGCAAAGGCACCGGGCTAGGGTTGTCCACCGTATACGGAATCGTGAAACAGGGCGGCGGCTTCATAAATGTCTACAGCGAACCGGACCGCGGAACCACCTTCAGGATATACATACCGGCTTCAACGGGTGAAGCCGAGCCGTTAAAGATAGCCGAAAATCAGGAACCGGTGTCTGGATCGGAAACGGTATTTCTGGTGGAAGACGATGAAATGGTGCGCGAAGTGACCGAAATAAGTCTACGGGAACTGGGATATACGGTTGTGTCCGCTGCTGGGCCGGAAGAAGCCATTGCCGTTTTCGCCAAGGAGCAAGACACAGTCGATTTGCTCATTACGGACGTCGTCATGCCCAAAATGAATGGCAAGGTTCTCTATGAAAGACTGAAATCAGTAAGACCGGATCTCAAGGTGCTTTATATGTCCGGCTATACAGCAAACATTATCGTTAACCACGGTGTTTTGGACAAGGGCGTTCAGTTCATTTCCAAGCCGTTCAACATTCGAGAATTGTCTAAAAAGGTGCATGAATCTCTGAAGGCATGA
- a CDS encoding DUF4062 domain-containing protein: MKIFISSVQKEFAAERKALAEYLSGDLLLRRFFEYFLFEDQPAADQRADQCYLDEVDRCDIYLGIFGNEYGREDAGGVSPTHCEFNRATEKGKTRLIYVKGADDSLRHPKMRALITDVADSLIRRRINSAEELIAAVYASLVRILEEQELIRSGPFDATFCRNATLDNLDEEKVTRFLMLARRGRNFPLPGDTPPHEVLAHLNLLDNGRPTHAAILLFGKQPQRFLITSEVKCAHFHGYEVAKPIPSYQVYKGTVFDLVDQAKDFVLSKIDLWVGTRAESTQAPTKYEIPQEVVAEAIVNAVVHRDYTSNASVQVMLFKDRLEVWNPGTLPPTLTLEKLRGPHASVPHNPLLAEPMYLTKYIERMGTGIRDMIRRCRKAGLPELEIRLDGGFFVVTIRRKNPEARAQSGPSRHQVGTMLALSGHQVEIMRNCLIASQIGDLMEIAGRTDRTKFRNQVLKPLLDEGLVQMTIPDKPKSSKQRYQTTEQGRRVMEQLEEGKGRP; the protein is encoded by the coding sequence ATGAAGATTTTCATCAGCAGCGTGCAAAAGGAGTTTGCCGCCGAACGCAAGGCGTTGGCCGAATACCTTTCAGGCGATCTGCTGCTGAGGCGCTTTTTCGAATATTTCCTGTTCGAAGATCAGCCGGCGGCCGATCAGCGGGCGGACCAGTGTTACCTCGATGAGGTGGATCGTTGTGATATCTATCTCGGTATTTTCGGCAATGAGTATGGTCGGGAAGATGCCGGGGGAGTTTCGCCGACACACTGTGAATTCAATCGGGCCACCGAAAAGGGCAAGACCCGGCTGATCTATGTCAAGGGTGCCGATGACAGCCTTCGGCATCCGAAAATGAGAGCCCTGATAACGGATGTCGCCGATAGTCTTATCCGACGCCGGATCAATTCCGCCGAGGAGCTTATCGCCGCGGTGTATGCGAGTCTCGTCAGGATTCTTGAAGAGCAGGAACTGATCCGTTCCGGTCCGTTCGATGCCACATTCTGCCGGAATGCAACGCTTGACAACCTTGACGAAGAGAAGGTCACTCGCTTTCTCATGCTTGCCCGGCGCGGTCGTAATTTCCCGTTGCCGGGGGATACGCCGCCCCATGAGGTGCTTGCACATCTCAATCTGCTCGACAATGGACGGCCGACCCATGCCGCCATATTATTGTTCGGCAAACAGCCCCAACGTTTCCTGATCACCTCCGAAGTGAAATGCGCCCATTTCCACGGCTATGAGGTGGCAAAACCAATTCCCTCCTATCAGGTGTACAAAGGCACGGTTTTCGATCTCGTGGACCAGGCCAAGGATTTCGTGCTCTCCAAGATAGACCTCTGGGTGGGAACCCGGGCGGAAAGCACCCAAGCTCCGACGAAATACGAAATTCCCCAGGAAGTAGTCGCCGAAGCCATCGTCAATGCCGTCGTGCACCGCGACTACACCAGCAATGCGAGCGTCCAGGTCATGCTCTTTAAGGACCGGCTCGAGGTCTGGAACCCCGGCACACTGCCACCGACCCTGACGCTTGAAAAATTGCGCGGCCCCCATGCCTCCGTTCCTCATAATCCGCTTCTTGCCGAGCCCATGTACCTGACCAAGTACATTGAGCGCATGGGAACCGGTATCCGTGACATGATTCGGCGATGCCGGAAAGCCGGGCTTCCTGAGCTTGAAATCAGGCTTGACGGCGGTTTTTTTGTGGTGACGATCCGGAGGAAAAATCCTGAGGCTAGGGCCCAGTCAGGGCCCAGTCGGCACCAAGTCGGCACTATGTTGGCACTAAGTGGGCACCAAGTCGAAATCATGCGTAACTGTCTGATAGCAAGCCAAATTGGTGATCTTATGGAGATTGCGGGACGAACGGATCGCACCAAGTTCAGGAACCAAGTCCTGAAGCCTCTTCTTGACGAGGGTTTGGTTCAGATGACAATTCCGGACAAGCCCAAAAGCAGCAAACAGCGCTACCAAACCACCGAGCAGGGCCGCAGGGTAATGGAACAGCTGGAAGAGGGAAAGGGCCGCCCATGA
- a CDS encoding DUF1318 domain-containing protein, which produces MMKKVQLMATFLVVILVSCVTINIYFPAAAVEKAAEQLVDEIRSGIPVPEAPAAPNNLQEGTEGKPQSWFISFGRQAWAAEEININVSTATIRGLQASMKKRYPQLVDFYQQGFIGEGRDGQLHLQQADQLALKQRARLTGLINDENKDRQALYIEIVSANRLGNDALEKVTAIFADTYRKKAQKGWWIEDDRGKWSRK; this is translated from the coding sequence ATGATGAAGAAAGTTCAACTGATGGCAACATTTCTGGTGGTCATTCTGGTGTCCTGTGTCACCATCAATATCTATTTTCCGGCGGCGGCGGTGGAAAAAGCGGCCGAGCAGCTTGTCGATGAGATCCGTTCGGGCATCCCGGTTCCCGAGGCTCCGGCGGCGCCCAACAACCTCCAGGAAGGTACCGAAGGCAAACCCCAGAGCTGGTTTATCAGCTTCGGCCGGCAGGCCTGGGCGGCGGAGGAGATCAATATCAATGTCTCCACGGCAACCATCAGGGGACTGCAGGCGTCAATGAAGAAGCGCTACCCGCAGCTGGTTGACTTTTATCAGCAGGGTTTTATCGGCGAGGGCAGGGACGGCCAGCTGCACCTGCAGCAGGCGGACCAGCTGGCTCTCAAACAGCGGGCCCGTTTGACCGGCCTGATCAATGATGAAAACAAGGACCGCCAGGCACTGTACATCGAGATCGTCAGTGCCAACCGTCTGGGCAATGATGCCCTGGAGAAAGTGACCGCCATCTTTGCCGATACCTATCGCAAAAAGGCCCAGAAGGGATGGTGGATTGAAGATGACCGCGGGAAGTGGTCGCGCAAATAG
- a CDS encoding class II fructose-1,6-bisphosphate aldolase has protein sequence MAVHYSKLGFVNTTEMFRQAMAGGYAVPAYNFNNMEQLQAIMNGCGQSGSPVIIQVSSGARKYADQTMLRYLAEGAVRMACDAGYTMPIALHLDHGDTYELCVSCIESGFSSVMIDGSHHPYQENVELTARVVEYAHKYDVSVEGELGVLAGIEDDVEAAKSIYTDPEQVQDFVGKTGVDSLAISIGTSHGAYKFRPEQCKPNEQGVLVPPPLRFDILEEIERRIPGFPIVLHGSSSVLPQYVDIINQHGGKLKAAVGIPEEQLRQAARSNVCKVNIDSDGRLVVTAMIRKVFAEKPEEFDPRKYLGPARDELTKMIMFKNKHVLGSAGRA, from the coding sequence ATGGCGGTCCACTACAGCAAGCTTGGCTTTGTCAACACCACAGAAATGTTCCGGCAGGCGATGGCCGGCGGCTATGCCGTCCCTGCCTACAATTTCAACAACATGGAGCAGCTGCAGGCGATCATGAACGGCTGCGGCCAGTCCGGGTCACCGGTGATCATCCAGGTTTCCAGCGGCGCCCGCAAGTATGCCGACCAGACGATGCTGCGCTACTTGGCCGAAGGGGCGGTGCGGATGGCCTGCGACGCGGGCTACACGATGCCCATTGCCCTCCACCTCGACCACGGCGACACCTATGAACTGTGCGTCTCCTGCATCGAAAGCGGCTTTTCCTCGGTGATGATCGATGGTTCCCACCATCCCTATCAGGAGAATGTCGAACTGACCGCCAGGGTGGTGGAGTATGCCCATAAATATGATGTCAGCGTCGAAGGGGAACTGGGTGTGCTGGCCGGCATCGAGGATGATGTTGAAGCGGCCAAGTCGATTTACACCGATCCGGAACAGGTGCAGGACTTTGTCGGCAAAACCGGGGTTGACTCGCTGGCTATCTCCATCGGCACCTCCCACGGCGCCTACAAGTTCAGGCCGGAGCAGTGCAAACCGAATGAACAGGGGGTCCTGGTTCCCCCGCCCCTGCGCTTTGACATCCTTGAGGAGATTGAACGCCGGATTCCCGGTTTCCCCATCGTCCTCCACGGCTCCAGTTCGGTGCTGCCCCAATACGTCGACATCATCAATCAGCATGGCGGCAAACTGAAAGCTGCCGTCGGCATCCCCGAGGAGCAACTCCGTCAGGCGGCCAGATCGAACGTCTGCAAGGTCAATATTGATTCCGACGGCCGGCTGGTGGTCACCGCCATGATCCGTAAGGTGTTCGCTGAAAAACCGGAAGAGTTCGACCCGCGGAAATACCTCGGGCCGGCCCGGGATGAACTAACCAAAATGATCATGTTCAAAAACAAGCATGTCCTCGGCAGTGCCGGCCGGGCATAA